One genomic segment of Bacillus spongiae includes these proteins:
- a CDS encoding class I SAM-dependent methyltransferase: protein MEFRGASVYDETDFFSNYMKRRARQDSPNNAIEGPLIYELIGDVQHQSILDLGCGDAAFGKDLLRQGASDYTGVEGSEQMVKSANLHLSGENGTIHHHSMESFPYPSNKFDLVTSRFAIHYVSDIYSLFRDVYKTLKEDGKFVFSVQHPLTTSSFISKQAGEKRGNWVVDDYFLEGERKEPWIEQIVVKYHRTIEQYFQTLSKSGFSIVDLREGKPKREHFSNEEEFVRRQRIPLVLVFSCVK, encoded by the coding sequence TTGGAATTTAGAGGAGCAAGCGTGTACGATGAAACTGACTTTTTTTCTAATTATATGAAAAGAAGGGCTAGGCAAGATAGTCCTAACAATGCGATAGAAGGTCCTCTAATCTATGAATTAATTGGGGATGTCCAACACCAAAGCATTTTAGACCTTGGTTGTGGTGATGCAGCTTTCGGTAAAGACCTATTACGTCAAGGCGCAAGTGATTATACTGGGGTTGAAGGTTCTGAACAAATGGTAAAATCAGCAAATCTCCACTTATCTGGAGAAAACGGAACAATCCACCATCATTCAATGGAATCCTTTCCTTATCCATCAAACAAATTCGACTTAGTTACATCTCGCTTTGCCATTCACTATGTTTCTGATATTTATTCACTGTTTCGTGACGTTTATAAAACCTTAAAAGAAGATGGAAAGTTTGTATTTAGTGTACAACATCCACTCACAACCTCTTCATTTATAAGTAAGCAAGCAGGGGAAAAACGAGGAAATTGGGTTGTGGATGACTATTTTCTCGAAGGAGAAAGAAAAGAGCCGTGGATTGAACAAATAGTGGTAAAGTATCATCGAACTATCGAGCAATACTTTCAAACCCTTAGTAAGTCTGGCTTTTCAATCGTTGATTTAAGAGAAGGAAAACCAAAACGGGAACACTTTAGTAATGAAGAAGAATTTGTTAGAAGACAAAGAATTCCTCTTGTCTTAGTCTTTTCATGCGTAAAATAA